Proteins from a genomic interval of Rattus norvegicus strain BN/NHsdMcwi chromosome 2, GRCr8, whole genome shotgun sequence:
- the Cd1d1 gene encoding antigen-presenting glycoprotein CD1d precursor (The RefSeq protein has 2 substitutions compared to this genomic sequence): protein MLYLPCLLLWAFPQFWGQSEVQQNYTFGCLQISSFANRSWSRTDSVVWLGDLQTHRWSNDSDTISFTKPWSQGKFSNQQWEKLQHMFQVYRTSFTRDIKEIVKMMSPKEDYPIEVQLSAGCEMYPGNASESFLHVAFQGEYVVRFHGTSWQKVPEAPSWLDLPIKMLNADEGTRETVQILLNDTCPQFVRGLLEAGKPDLEKQEKPVAWLSRGPNPAHGHLQLVCHVSGFHPKPVWVMWMRGDQEQGGTHRGDILPNADETWYLQATLDVEAGDEAGLACRVKHSSLEGQDIILYWGGRQVSPVLIFLIVGVLVLVVCAVAYYIIRKRRRSYQDIM, encoded by the exons ATGCTGTACCTACCGTGCCTGTTGCTGTGGGCATTCCCACAGGTCTGGGGACAATCCGAAG TCCAGCAGAATTACACCTTCCGCTGCCTGCAGATCTCTTCCTTCGCCAACCGAAGCTGGTCCCGCACAGACAGTGTGGTCTGGCTGGGGGATCTGCAGACACACCGTTGGAGTAATGACTCAGACACCATCAGCTTCACAAAGCCGTGGTCCCAGGGCAAATTCAGTAACCAGCAGTGGGAGAAGTTGCAGCATATGTTTCAAGTGTATCGAACCAGCTTTACCAGGGACATCAAGGAAATAGTCAAAATGATGTCACCTAAAGAAGACT ATCCTATCGAGGTCCAACTGTCTGCTGGCTGTGAAATGTACCCTGGGAATGCTTCAGAAAGCTTTTTACACGTAGCATTTCAAGGAGAATATGTCGTGAGATTCCATGGAACATCCTGGCAGAAGGTCCCAGAGGCCCCATCTTGGTTAGATTTGCCCATCAAAATGCTCAACGCTGATGAAGGAACGAGAGAAACAGTGCAGATACTCCTGAACGACACCTGCCCCCAGTTTGTCCGTGGcctcctagaagcagggaagCCAGACCTAGAAAAGCAAG AGAAGCCAGTGGCCTGGTTATCCCGTGGCCCCAACCCTGCCCATGGCCATCTGCAGCTGGTATGTCATGTCTCTGGCTTCCACCCAAAGCCTGTGTGGGTGATGTGGATGCGGGGTGACCAGGAGCAAGGGGGTACTCACAGAGGTGACATCCTGCCAAATGCGGATGAGACATGGTATCTTCAAGCAACCCTGGATGTGGAGGCTGGAGACGAGGCTGGCCTGGCCTGCAGGGTGAAGCACAGCAGTCTAGAGGGGCAGGACATCATCCTCTACTGGG GTGGCAGACAAGTATCCCCGGTGTTGATCTTCTTGATAGTAGGCGTACTGGTTCTAGTGGTGTGTGCTGTGGCCTACTATATCATCAGGAAAAGGAGACG CTCCTATCAAGACATCATGTGA